One segment of Primulina tabacum isolate GXHZ01 chromosome 6, ASM2559414v2, whole genome shotgun sequence DNA contains the following:
- the LOC142549080 gene encoding multiprotein-bridging factor 1a-like, translating to MLTLQVSLNSVQKWIVQCAKFWFFLYSDDRVPTELKKAIMQARIDKKLTQSQLAQLINEKPQVIQEYESGKAIPNQQIISKLERALGAKLRGKK from the exons ATGTTAACACTACAGGTTTCCTTGAACAGTGTGCAGAAGTGGATAGTACAATGCGCAAAATTCTGGTTCTTTCTTTATTCTG ATGACAGGGTTCCCACCGAATTGAAAAAGGCTATCATGCAAGCACGAATAGATAAGAAACTGACACAGTCTCAACTTGCTCAG TTAATAAATGAGAAACCCCAAGTCATTCAGGAATATGAATCTGGGAAGGCAATCCCAAATCAGCAGATAATTTCTAAACTTGAGCGGGCTCTTGGTGCGAAACTAAGAGGAAAGAAATAA